Proteins from a single region of Burkholderiales bacterium:
- a CDS encoding cobalamin-binding protein → MRSLDLFRLALTLVLAVSCSARGEGLTLRDDAGRSVEIRVPVGRIVTLAPHLAELVFAAGAGSKLVGVSAHSDYPPAVEKLPVVAGAGRADVERILALRPDVVLAWASGGQSADAERLAALGIPVLLLEPRRLEDIARQLELIGRLAGTGYEATRAAHGVRSRLRELATRFSGRRPVGVFYAIWRNPLMTVNGRHIISEAITLCGGRNVFADLPVLVPTVSMESLLAIDPEAIVASGEGSRRAQLLVEWQEERRLRAVRAGNVYFSDADLMHRATPRMLEGIRALCEDLERARSKSEAASLKRAP, encoded by the coding sequence TTGAGGTCGCTTGATCTTTTCCGCCTCGCGCTGACGCTTGTCCTGGCGGTGTCCTGTTCCGCCCGGGGCGAGGGGCTGACCCTGCGCGACGATGCCGGTCGCAGCGTGGAAATCAGGGTGCCGGTGGGGCGCATCGTGACGCTCGCCCCCCATCTTGCCGAGCTCGTCTTTGCCGCCGGCGCCGGATCGAAGCTCGTCGGGGTTTCCGCACACAGCGACTATCCGCCCGCGGTGGAAAAGCTTCCGGTGGTCGCCGGCGCCGGCAGGGCGGATGTGGAGCGCATCCTCGCGCTGCGGCCGGACGTGGTGCTGGCCTGGGCCTCCGGCGGCCAGTCCGCCGATGCGGAGCGGCTGGCGGCCCTCGGCATCCCGGTTCTGCTCCTTGAGCCCAGAAGGCTCGAGGACATCGCCCGCCAGTTGGAACTCATCGGCCGTCTCGCCGGCACCGGCTACGAGGCGACCCGAGCCGCCCACGGCGTGCGCAGCCGATTGCGGGAACTGGCCACCCGCTTCTCCGGGCGGCGGCCGGTGGGGGTGTTCTATGCGATCTGGCGAAACCCCCTGATGACTGTGAACGGACGCCACATCATCAGCGAGGCCATCACCCTCTGTGGAGGCCGCAACGTCTTCGCGGACCTGCCGGTACTGGTGCCGACGGTTTCCATGGAAAGCCTGCTTGCCATCGATCCGGAGGCGATCGTGGCAAGCGGCGAAGGCTCACGCCGGGCGCAGCTTTTGGTGGAATGGCAGGAGGAGCGCCGCCTTCGCGCCGTGCGCGCGGGCAATGTCTATTTTTCCGATGCCGACCTCATGCACCGCGCCACTCCCCGCATGCTGGAGGGTATCCGGGCGCTGTGTGAAGACCTGGAGCGCGCCCGCAGCAAAAGCGAAGCAGCCTCTCTAAAGCGGGCGCCGTGA
- the pgi gene encoding glucose-6-phosphate isomerase → MSALTRSPAWRALKAHHREMRGVHMRELFAQDPQRFQRFSLQFDDFLLDYSKNIITERTMALLFELARQEKVMEQAARMFAGEKINFTENRAALHVALRNRSNRPILVDGHDVMPRVNKVLAHMREFCTQVRSGAWRGYSGKPITDIVNIGIGGSDLGPVMVTEALKPWWGPLRPHFVSNVDGTHLAETLKALNPETTLFIVSSKTFTTQETLTNARSARAWFLTAAESEKAIARHFVAVSTNAEEVRRFGIDPRNMFEFWDWVGGRYSLWSAIGLSIALTIGMEAFEALLAGAHAMDEHFRTAPPERNMPLILGLLGIWYIDFFGAETHAVLPYDQYLHRLPAYLQQLDMESNGKRVRRDRRLVDYPTGPVLWGEPGTNGQHSFYQLIHHGTRLVPADFIAPVQSHNPLGEHHAILLSNFFAQTEALMRGKTEEEARAELEAAGVKGRRLRQLLPHKIFPGNRPTNSILFRRLDPPTLGKLIALYEHKVFVQGAIWNINSFDQWGVELGKQLAQKIQPELADDTPVTSHDSSTNGLINYYKAQRR, encoded by the coding sequence ATGAGCGCACTCACCCGCAGTCCCGCCTGGCGCGCCCTCAAAGCCCATCACCGGGAGATGAGAGGCGTGCACATGCGCGAGCTCTTCGCCCAGGACCCCCAGCGCTTCCAGCGCTTTTCCCTGCAATTCGACGATTTCCTCCTCGACTACTCCAAGAACATCATCACCGAGCGCACCATGGCGCTGCTCTTCGAGCTCGCCCGGCAGGAAAAGGTCATGGAGCAGGCCGCGCGGATGTTCGCCGGGGAGAAAATCAATTTCACCGAAAACCGGGCGGCGCTGCACGTGGCGCTACGCAACCGCAGCAATCGCCCCATCCTCGTCGATGGCCACGACGTGATGCCCAGGGTGAACAAGGTGCTCGCCCACATGCGGGAATTCTGCACCCAGGTTCGCAGCGGGGCCTGGCGGGGTTACAGTGGCAAGCCCATCACGGACATCGTCAACATCGGCATCGGCGGCTCGGACCTGGGACCGGTGATGGTCACCGAAGCACTCAAGCCCTGGTGGGGTCCCTTGCGCCCCCATTTCGTCTCCAACGTGGATGGCACGCACCTCGCCGAGACCTTGAAGGCACTCAACCCGGAGACCACCCTGTTCATCGTCTCCTCCAAGACCTTCACCACCCAGGAGACCCTCACCAATGCCCGTTCCGCCCGTGCCTGGTTCCTCACCGCTGCGGAAAGCGAAAAGGCGATCGCCCGTCATTTCGTCGCCGTCTCCACCAATGCCGAAGAGGTGAGGCGATTCGGCATCGACCCCCGCAATATGTTCGAATTCTGGGATTGGGTGGGTGGCCGCTACAGCCTGTGGTCGGCGATCGGTCTGTCCATCGCCCTGACCATCGGCATGGAGGCCTTCGAGGCGCTGCTTGCCGGCGCCCACGCCATGGACGAGCACTTCCGCACCGCGCCCCCTGAACGCAACATGCCTCTCATCCTGGGTCTGCTCGGCATCTGGTATATCGATTTCTTCGGCGCCGAAACCCATGCCGTGCTCCCCTATGACCAGTACCTGCACCGCCTGCCGGCCTATCTGCAGCAGCTCGACATGGAAAGCAACGGCAAGCGGGTGCGGCGCGACCGCCGGCTGGTGGACTATCCCACGGGGCCCGTGCTCTGGGGCGAGCCGGGCACCAATGGCCAGCACTCCTTCTACCAGTTGATCCACCACGGCACGCGGCTGGTGCCGGCCGACTTCATCGCCCCGGTGCAAAGCCACAACCCCCTGGGCGAACACCATGCGATCCTGCTTTCCAATTTCTTCGCCCAGACCGAGGCCCTGATGCGGGGCAAGACCGAAGAGGAGGCGCGTGCCGAGCTGGAAGCCGCCGGCGTGAAGGGCAGACGCCTGCGCCAGCTTCTGCCCCACAAGATTTTCCCGGGCAACCGGCCCACCAACTCCATTCTCTTCCGCCGCCTCGATCCGCCCACCCTGGGCAAGCTCATCGCCCTCTACGAACACAAAGTCTTCGTCCAGGGCGCGATCTGGAACATCAATTCCTTCGACCAATGGGGTGTGGAGCTGGGCAAGCAACTGGCACAGAAAATCCAGCCGGAGCTGGCTGACGACACCCCCGTCACCAGTCACGACAGCTCCACCAACGGCCTTATCAACTACTACAAGGCACAGCGGCGCTGA
- the glgB gene encoding 1,4-alpha-glucan branching protein GlgB: protein MKHDILDKVNPVYDALHEARLHDPFAHLGLHHTGREWLLRVFAPHDERVWLRTQSGWQAMQKMDARGVFEWRSPDPPPLPCLLRLENGAGSRETYDPYCLPNPISEQDLYLFNEGRLLQAYRTLGAHVMEVEGISGVNFAVWAPNAERVSVVGDFNRWDGRVHPMRVLGASGVWQLFIPGLGPGELYKFEIRNRDTGQVFVKTDPYAQAMELRPGTAARICAPSHYQWGDADWLAARAAHDWLHAPMNIYELHAGSWRRKPDGRFLNYRELAEALLPYVRQMGYTHIELMPISEHPLDESWGYQTTGYFAPTSRYGSPDDLRAFVDRCHQAGIGVILDWVPAHFPADDWALARFDGTALYEHEDPRLGRHQDWGTLIFNYGRHEVKSFLLSSAHYWLAEFHFDGLRVDAVASMLYLDYSRKPGEWLPNRFGGRENLEAIDFLREMNVMVHETFPGALTFAEESTAWPMVSRPVYLGGLGFSMKWNMGWMNDTLSYFAHDPVHRRYHHNQLTFGQLYAYTENFVLPFSHDEVVHGKRSLLDKMPGDAWQKFANLRLLFTYQLTYPGKKLNFMGNEFGQGREWNVHGALDWHLLDVHWHQGVAACLRDLNRLYRDTAPLHELDFAQEGFQWIDCHDADQSILSYLRRARNGDFVVVVLNFTPVVRENYRIGVPEGGGYGEVFNSDSVYYGGSNVGNGHGLRAEALPWMGFPHSLALTLPPLAGIILRREG from the coding sequence ATGAAACACGACATCCTCGACAAAGTCAATCCGGTTTACGATGCCCTTCACGAGGCGCGCCTGCACGACCCCTTCGCCCATCTGGGGCTCCATCACACCGGCAGGGAATGGCTGCTGCGCGTCTTTGCCCCCCACGATGAGCGCGTGTGGCTGCGCACGCAGAGCGGCTGGCAGGCCATGCAGAAAATGGATGCGCGGGGCGTGTTCGAATGGCGCTCGCCTGACCCACCCCCCTTACCCTGTCTGCTGCGCCTGGAAAACGGCGCCGGCAGCCGGGAAACCTACGACCCGTACTGCCTGCCCAACCCCATCAGCGAGCAGGATCTCTATCTCTTCAACGAAGGCCGGCTGCTGCAGGCCTACCGCACCCTGGGTGCCCACGTCATGGAGGTGGAAGGCATTTCTGGTGTCAACTTCGCCGTCTGGGCGCCCAATGCGGAGCGGGTCAGTGTGGTGGGGGATTTCAACCGCTGGGACGGGCGTGTGCATCCCATGCGCGTGCTGGGCGCAAGCGGCGTCTGGCAACTCTTCATTCCCGGCCTAGGGCCGGGTGAGCTCTACAAATTCGAAATCCGCAACCGCGACACGGGCCAGGTGTTCGTGAAAACGGACCCCTACGCCCAGGCCATGGAGCTGCGTCCCGGCACCGCCGCCCGCATCTGCGCACCCAGCCACTATCAGTGGGGTGATGCCGACTGGCTTGCCGCGCGCGCGGCCCACGATTGGTTGCACGCCCCCATGAACATCTACGAACTGCACGCCGGCTCCTGGCGACGCAAGCCGGATGGTCGCTTCCTCAACTATCGCGAACTGGCGGAGGCGCTGCTGCCCTACGTGCGGCAGATGGGCTACACCCATATCGAGTTGATGCCCATCTCCGAGCATCCGCTGGACGAATCCTGGGGCTACCAGACCACCGGCTACTTTGCTCCCACCTCCCGCTACGGCAGCCCGGACGATCTGCGCGCCTTCGTCGATCGCTGCCATCAGGCGGGCATCGGTGTCATTCTGGACTGGGTGCCGGCCCATTTCCCCGCCGATGACTGGGCGCTCGCCCGCTTCGACGGCACCGCCCTCTACGAGCACGAGGACCCGCGCCTGGGACGCCATCAGGACTGGGGGACGCTCATTTTCAACTACGGGCGGCACGAGGTGAAAAGCTTCCTCCTCTCCTCCGCCCACTATTGGCTCGCGGAATTCCACTTCGACGGCCTGCGCGTGGATGCCGTCGCCTCCATGCTCTATCTCGACTATTCGCGCAAACCCGGCGAATGGCTGCCCAACCGCTTCGGCGGCCGGGAGAATCTGGAGGCCATCGATTTCCTGCGGGAAATGAACGTCATGGTGCACGAGACTTTCCCCGGTGCGCTCACCTTCGCCGAGGAATCCACCGCCTGGCCGATGGTCTCGCGCCCGGTTTATCTCGGCGGGCTGGGTTTTTCCATGAAATGGAACATGGGTTGGATGAACGACACCCTGAGCTATTTCGCCCACGACCCGGTGCATCGCCGGTATCATCACAACCAGCTCACCTTCGGCCAGCTCTATGCCTATACGGAAAACTTCGTGCTGCCCTTCTCCCACGATGAGGTGGTGCATGGCAAGCGCTCGCTCCTCGACAAGATGCCGGGGGATGCCTGGCAGAAGTTCGCCAATCTGCGCCTGCTTTTCACCTACCAGCTCACCTATCCCGGCAAGAAACTCAACTTCATGGGCAATGAGTTTGGTCAGGGCCGGGAATGGAACGTCCACGGGGCGCTCGACTGGCATCTGCTCGATGTGCACTGGCACCAGGGGGTGGCAGCCTGCCTGCGCGACCTCAACCGTCTCTACCGGGACACCGCCCCCCTGCACGAACTGGATTTCGCCCAGGAGGGCTTCCAGTGGATCGACTGCCACGACGCGGACCAGTCGATCCTGAGTTACCTGCGCCGTGCCCGCAACGGCGATTTCGTCGTGGTGGTGCTCAACTTCACGCCGGTTGTCCGGGAAAACTATCGCATCGGTGTGCCGGAAGGCGGTGGGTACGGCGAGGTTTTCAACAGCGATTCCGTCTACTACGGCGGCAGTAATGTGGGCAATGGCCATGGCTTGCGCGCGGAAGCACTGCCGTGGATGGGCTTTCCCCACTCCCTGGCCCTCACCCTGCCGCCCCTTGCCGGCATCATTCTGCGACGGGAGGGTTGA
- the glgC gene encoding glucose-1-phosphate adenylyltransferase: MSSLEDQSAARHKEYPRFVSLLTKNTVAVILAGGRGSRLKHLTDWRAKPAVPFGGKFRIIDFPLSNCVNSGIRRIAVVTQYKAHSLIQHLQRGWGFLRGEFNEFIDILPAQQRVHEHEWYKGTADAVFQNMDILRHYGPEFVLILAGDHIYKMDYGEMLAAHAASAADVTIACLEVPIEEAKAFGVVTVDEYNRILSFEEKPANPTPMPNDPTRAFVSMGIYVFNARFLYEQLIRDADDPRSSHDFGKDVIPYIVSRYRVFAHRFADSCVGAPNGVTYWRDVGTVDAYWEANMELAKITPDLNLYDEKWPIWTYQEQLPPAKFVFDDPDRRGMAVDSMVSGGCIISGATVRSSVLFSSVRVDAYSEVVDSVILPRVEIGRHVRLRRVVVDKGCRIPDGLEVGFDVEKDRRRFYVTERGITLITPEMLGQYIHHVR, from the coding sequence ATGAGTTCCCTCGAAGACCAATCCGCGGCGCGGCACAAGGAGTACCCCCGTTTCGTCAGCCTGCTCACCAAGAACACGGTGGCGGTGATTCTAGCGGGAGGCCGTGGCAGTCGCCTGAAACACCTCACCGACTGGCGCGCCAAACCGGCGGTGCCCTTCGGCGGCAAGTTCCGAATCATCGACTTTCCCCTCTCCAACTGTGTGAACTCCGGTATCCGCCGCATCGCGGTGGTCACCCAGTACAAGGCGCACAGTCTGATCCAGCATCTGCAGCGGGGCTGGGGCTTCCTGCGTGGGGAGTTCAACGAGTTCATCGACATCCTGCCGGCGCAGCAACGGGTGCACGAGCACGAGTGGTACAAGGGCACGGCGGATGCGGTGTTCCAGAACATGGACATCCTGCGCCATTACGGTCCGGAGTTCGTGCTCATTCTCGCGGGGGATCACATCTACAAGATGGATTACGGCGAGATGCTTGCCGCCCATGCAGCCTCGGCGGCGGACGTCACCATCGCCTGCCTGGAAGTGCCCATCGAGGAGGCCAAGGCCTTCGGCGTGGTCACCGTGGATGAATACAACCGCATCCTCTCCTTCGAGGAGAAACCGGCCAATCCTACGCCGATGCCCAACGATCCCACCCGTGCCTTCGTCAGCATGGGCATCTATGTCTTCAATGCCCGTTTCCTCTACGAACAGCTCATCCGTGATGCCGACGATCCCCGTTCCTCCCATGATTTCGGCAAGGACGTGATTCCGTACATCGTCAGCCGTTACCGGGTGTTCGCCCATCGTTTTGCCGACAGTTGCGTGGGGGCACCCAACGGCGTGACCTACTGGCGCGATGTGGGCACGGTGGATGCCTACTGGGAAGCCAACATGGAATTGGCCAAGATCACGCCCGACCTCAACCTCTATGACGAGAAATGGCCCATCTGGACCTACCAGGAACAATTGCCGCCGGCCAAGTTCGTCTTCGATGATCCGGACCGACGGGGCATGGCGGTGGACAGCATGGTCTCCGGTGGCTGCATCATCAGCGGCGCCACAGTGCGCTCCTCGGTGCTCTTTTCCAGTGTGCGCGTGGATGCCTACAGCGAGGTGGTGGATTCGGTCATCCTGCCCCGGGTGGAGATCGGCCGTCACGTGCGCCTGCGGCGTGTGGTGGTGGACAAAGGCTGCCGCATCCCCGACGGGCTGGAGGTGGGCTTCGATGTGGAAAAGGACCGCCGGCGTTTCTACGTCACGGAGCGCGGCATCACCCTGATCACGCCGGAAATGCTCGGCCAGTACATCCACCACGTGCGTTAG